The DNA segment TTTCATGATGTTGAGGTCTTCTTTTTTATACTATTCAACAGTTACCGACTTAGCTAAATTTCTTGGTTGATCCACATTACAACCTCTCATAACAGCTATGTAGTACGATACTATTTGTAGGGGAATAACGGTTAATAAGGGTGCAACAGATTCATGGCAATCGGGAACTTCAATGACGTGATCAGCTAGCTTCTTTATGGTTTGGTCGCCCTCGGTAACGACAGCGATCACTTTTCCATTACGTGCTTTTACCTCTTGTATATTGCTGACAATTTTTTCGTATGATTTATCCTTAGTGGCCAAAACAAATACAGGCATGTTCTCATCAATAAGGGCTATGGGGCCGTGTTTCATTTCTGCCGCAGGGTATCCTTCTGCATGTATATATGAAATTTCTTTCAGTTTAAGCGCTCCTTCTAGAGCTACGGGGAACAAGACGCCTCTTCCAAGATAGAGCGAGTTGCTAGCATCTTTGTAGGTTTCGGCAATGTCTTTGATGTACTGTTCTGATCTTAAAATGTGCTTTATCTTTTCTGGCACAAGGGTTAATTCCTGTATTAATTGTTTGTATAACTCGTCGTACAAAGAACCTCGTTTTCGTCCTAGCATGAAGGCCATCATTGTTAATACAGTTACCTGAGATGTAAATGCTTTGGTAGAGGCGACACCAATCTCTGGGCCTGCGTGTGTGTATACTCCGGCATGGGTTTCTCGAGGTATAGATGAGCCAACCACGTTACATATTCCTACAATAGTGGCTCCTTGTTTTTTTGCCATTTTAATAGCTGCCAAGGTATCTGCGGTCTCTCCACTTTGTGAAATTGCTATTAAAACATCGTCGGCATTAATTACAGGATTTCTATATCTGAATTCTGAAGCATATTCTACTTCCACTGGTATCCGGGCGTATTCTTCAAATAAGTACTCGCCAACCATGGCTGCATGCCAAGATGTACCACAGGCTACAATGATAATTCTTTTGGCTTGTGTTAGTTTGGGCATTACATCAATAATTCCACCCAAGAATATTTTTGTTTTGTCAATGGAAATTCGTCCTCTGAAAGTATCACCTATTGATGAGGGTTGCTCGTGAATTTCTTTGAGCATAAAGTGTTCGTATTCACCTTTGTCAATCTCATCGATGGTTAGTTCAACCTTTTGTATCTTAGGTTTTTGGGCGTCGTTTTGGATGTTTTTTAATATTAAATCATCTTTGGTGATAATGGCAACGTCCTCGTCATTCATGTATATGACCTGATCGGTATATTCAACTATGGGTGAAGCATCTGATGCTAGGTAATACTCATGGTCACCAACTCCAATTACCAAAGGACTCCCTTTACGAGCGGCAATCAATTGCTCTTTTTCTTCGGTACAGGATATCACAAGTCCATAGGCCCCAATGACCTTTGAAAGAGCTAGTCTGACAGCAATCTCAGCATCTACTTTTTGTTCCTGGTAAATATTTTCTATTAGATTCACCAATACTTCAGTGTCTGTTTCGCTTTGAAATACATAGCCTCTAAGTTCTAATTCTTTCTTTAGGTGGGCGTAGTTCTCAATAATGCCGTTGTGTACCAATGTGAATTTTCCGTTCATGGATGTATGGGGATGGGCGTTGGTATCGTTAGGTTCTCCATGTGTAGCCCAACGGGTGTGTCCCATTCCTATAGTTCCGGATAAATGTTTTCCTTTGGCATGGGTTTCCAGGTCTTTTACCTTTCCTAAACATTTGTAGGTGTGTATGTCTGAGTTGATCAAGGCCACACCTGCTGAGTCGTATCCTCTATACTCTAATCGCTGTAGTCCTTTTATTAAAATGGGGTAGGCTACTTTATCACCCACATAGGCAACTATTCCGCACATATATCTTGATTGTTTTGTTTCGTTACTTATTATGACAATGC comes from the Saccharicrinis fermentans DSM 9555 = JCM 21142 genome and includes:
- the glmS gene encoding glutamine--fructose-6-phosphate transaminase (isomerizing), encoding MCGIVAYVGDKVAYPILIKGLQRLEYRGYDSAGVALINSDIHTYKCLGKVKDLETHAKGKHLSGTIGMGHTRWATHGEPNDTNAHPHTSMNGKFTLVHNGIIENYAHLKKELELRGYVFQSETDTEVLVNLIENIYQEQKVDAEIAVRLALSKVIGAYGLVISCTEEKEQLIAARKGSPLVIGVGDHEYYLASDASPIVEYTDQVIYMNDEDVAIITKDDLILKNIQNDAQKPKIQKVELTIDEIDKGEYEHFMLKEIHEQPSSIGDTFRGRISIDKTKIFLGGIIDVMPKLTQAKRIIIVACGTSWHAAMVGEYLFEEYARIPVEVEYASEFRYRNPVINADDVLIAISQSGETADTLAAIKMAKKQGATIVGICNVVGSSIPRETHAGVYTHAGPEIGVASTKAFTSQVTVLTMMAFMLGRKRGSLYDELYKQLIQELTLVPEKIKHILRSEQYIKDIAETYKDASNSLYLGRGVLFPVALEGALKLKEISYIHAEGYPAAEMKHGPIALIDENMPVFVLATKDKSYEKIVSNIQEVKARNGKVIAVVTEGDQTIKKLADHVIEVPDCHESVAPLLTVIPLQIVSYYIAVMRGCNVDQPRNLAKSVTVE